The proteins below come from a single Anguilla rostrata isolate EN2019 chromosome 3, ASM1855537v3, whole genome shotgun sequence genomic window:
- the LOC135250984 gene encoding neuronal membrane glycoprotein M6-b-like isoform X1: METTPEENQDQNQDTKGTSCFECCIKCLGGVPYASLVATILCFSGVALFCGCGHVALTGTVTILETHFSQTAADHAVLTDVIQLMQYIIYGIASFFFLYGIILLAEGFYTTSAVKELHSEFKTTICGRCISGMFVFLTYILGVAWLGVFGFSAVPVFLFYNMWSTCAAMRSPVANMTSVDSICVDVRQYGIIPWNATPGKACGSTLGDICNTSEFYLSYHLYIVACAGAGATVIALIHFLMILSANWAYLKDASHMHAYQDIKTREEQELQDIQSRSKECLNSYS, encoded by the exons ATGGAAACTACACCAGAAGAGAACCAAGACCAGAACCAAGACACAAAAGGTACCA GTTGCTTTGAATGCTGCATCAAGTGTTTGGGCGGGGTCCCCTATGCTTCGCTGGTGGCTACCATTCTCTGCTTCTCCGGTGTAGCCCTCttctgtgggtgtggtcatgTGGCACTGACCGGCACAGTCACCATCCTGGAAACCCACTTCTCCCAGACCGCCGCTGACCATGCTGTATTAACTGATGT AATACAGCTGATGCAGTACATTATCTACGGAATCgcctccttctttttcctgtatGGCATTATCCTGCTGGCAGAAGGCTTCTACACCACCAGTGCAGTCAAGGAGCTTCACAGCGAGTTCAAGACCACCATCTGTGGGCGATGCATCAGTGGAATG TTTGTGTTCCTGACCTACATTCTGGGCGTGGCCTGGCTGGGCGTGTTTGGCTTCTCCGCCGTGCCTGTCTTCCTGTTCTACAACATGTGGTCCACCTGCGCCGCCATGAGGTCACCAGTGGCCAACATGACCTCTGTGGACTCTATCTGTGTTGATGTCCGTCAGTACG GTATTATTCCTTGGAATGCCACACCAGGGAAGGCCTGTGGATCCACACTGGGTGATATCTGCAACACTAGTGAG TTCTACCTGTCGTACCACCTGTATATTGTAGCATGTGCTGGGGCAGGTGCCACAGTTATTGCACTG ATCCACTTCCTCATGATTCTCTCAGCCAATTGGGCCTACCTAAAGGACGCGAGTCACATGCATGCGTACCAAGACATCAAAaccagggaggagcaggagctgcaAGACATCCAGTCCCGCTCCAAGGAATGTCTCAATTCCTACTCATAA
- the LOC135250984 gene encoding neuronal membrane glycoprotein M6-b-like isoform X2: METTPEENQDQNQDTKGCFECCIKCLGGVPYASLVATILCFSGVALFCGCGHVALTGTVTILETHFSQTAADHAVLTDVIQLMQYIIYGIASFFFLYGIILLAEGFYTTSAVKELHSEFKTTICGRCISGMFVFLTYILGVAWLGVFGFSAVPVFLFYNMWSTCAAMRSPVANMTSVDSICVDVRQYGIIPWNATPGKACGSTLGDICNTSEFYLSYHLYIVACAGAGATVIALIHFLMILSANWAYLKDASHMHAYQDIKTREEQELQDIQSRSKECLNSYS, translated from the exons ATGGAAACTACACCAGAAGAGAACCAAGACCAGAACCAAGACACAAAAG GTTGCTTTGAATGCTGCATCAAGTGTTTGGGCGGGGTCCCCTATGCTTCGCTGGTGGCTACCATTCTCTGCTTCTCCGGTGTAGCCCTCttctgtgggtgtggtcatgTGGCACTGACCGGCACAGTCACCATCCTGGAAACCCACTTCTCCCAGACCGCCGCTGACCATGCTGTATTAACTGATGT AATACAGCTGATGCAGTACATTATCTACGGAATCgcctccttctttttcctgtatGGCATTATCCTGCTGGCAGAAGGCTTCTACACCACCAGTGCAGTCAAGGAGCTTCACAGCGAGTTCAAGACCACCATCTGTGGGCGATGCATCAGTGGAATG TTTGTGTTCCTGACCTACATTCTGGGCGTGGCCTGGCTGGGCGTGTTTGGCTTCTCCGCCGTGCCTGTCTTCCTGTTCTACAACATGTGGTCCACCTGCGCCGCCATGAGGTCACCAGTGGCCAACATGACCTCTGTGGACTCTATCTGTGTTGATGTCCGTCAGTACG GTATTATTCCTTGGAATGCCACACCAGGGAAGGCCTGTGGATCCACACTGGGTGATATCTGCAACACTAGTGAG TTCTACCTGTCGTACCACCTGTATATTGTAGCATGTGCTGGGGCAGGTGCCACAGTTATTGCACTG ATCCACTTCCTCATGATTCTCTCAGCCAATTGGGCCTACCTAAAGGACGCGAGTCACATGCATGCGTACCAAGACATCAAAaccagggaggagcaggagctgcaAGACATCCAGTCCCGCTCCAAGGAATGTCTCAATTCCTACTCATAA
- the LOC135250984 gene encoding neuronal membrane glycoprotein M6-b-like isoform X4, producing METTPEENQDQNQDTKGTSCFECCIKCLGGVPYASLVATILCFSGVALFCGCGHVALTGTVTILETHFSQTAADHAVLTDVIQLMQYIIYGIASFFFLYGIILLAEGFYTTSAVKELHSEFKTTICGRCISGMFVFLTYILGVAWLGVFGFSAVPVFLFYNMWSTCAAMRSPVANMTSVDSICVDVRQYGIIPWNATPGKACGSTLGDICNTSEFYLSYHLYIVACAGAGATVIALLIYMMATTYNYAVLKFKSREDCCTKF from the exons ATGGAAACTACACCAGAAGAGAACCAAGACCAGAACCAAGACACAAAAGGTACCA GTTGCTTTGAATGCTGCATCAAGTGTTTGGGCGGGGTCCCCTATGCTTCGCTGGTGGCTACCATTCTCTGCTTCTCCGGTGTAGCCCTCttctgtgggtgtggtcatgTGGCACTGACCGGCACAGTCACCATCCTGGAAACCCACTTCTCCCAGACCGCCGCTGACCATGCTGTATTAACTGATGT AATACAGCTGATGCAGTACATTATCTACGGAATCgcctccttctttttcctgtatGGCATTATCCTGCTGGCAGAAGGCTTCTACACCACCAGTGCAGTCAAGGAGCTTCACAGCGAGTTCAAGACCACCATCTGTGGGCGATGCATCAGTGGAATG TTTGTGTTCCTGACCTACATTCTGGGCGTGGCCTGGCTGGGCGTGTTTGGCTTCTCCGCCGTGCCTGTCTTCCTGTTCTACAACATGTGGTCCACCTGCGCCGCCATGAGGTCACCAGTGGCCAACATGACCTCTGTGGACTCTATCTGTGTTGATGTCCGTCAGTACG GTATTATTCCTTGGAATGCCACACCAGGGAAGGCCTGTGGATCCACACTGGGTGATATCTGCAACACTAGTGAG TTCTACCTGTCGTACCACCTGTATATTGTAGCATGTGCTGGGGCAGGTGCCACAGTTATTGCACTG CTGATCTACATGATGGCTACCACTTATAACTATGCCGTTTTGAAGTTTAAGAGTCGGGAAGACTGCTGCACTAAGTTTTAA
- the LOC135250984 gene encoding neuronal membrane glycoprotein M6-b-like isoform X3: MGCFECCIKCLGGVPYASLVATILCFSGVALFCGCGHVALTGTVTILETHFSQTAADHAVLTDVIQLMQYIIYGIASFFFLYGIILLAEGFYTTSAVKELHSEFKTTICGRCISGMFVFLTYILGVAWLGVFGFSAVPVFLFYNMWSTCAAMRSPVANMTSVDSICVDVRQYGIIPWNATPGKACGSTLGDICNTSEFYLSYHLYIVACAGAGATVIALIHFLMILSANWAYLKDASHMHAYQDIKTREEQELQDIQSRSKECLNSYS; this comes from the exons GTTGCTTTGAATGCTGCATCAAGTGTTTGGGCGGGGTCCCCTATGCTTCGCTGGTGGCTACCATTCTCTGCTTCTCCGGTGTAGCCCTCttctgtgggtgtggtcatgTGGCACTGACCGGCACAGTCACCATCCTGGAAACCCACTTCTCCCAGACCGCCGCTGACCATGCTGTATTAACTGATGT AATACAGCTGATGCAGTACATTATCTACGGAATCgcctccttctttttcctgtatGGCATTATCCTGCTGGCAGAAGGCTTCTACACCACCAGTGCAGTCAAGGAGCTTCACAGCGAGTTCAAGACCACCATCTGTGGGCGATGCATCAGTGGAATG TTTGTGTTCCTGACCTACATTCTGGGCGTGGCCTGGCTGGGCGTGTTTGGCTTCTCCGCCGTGCCTGTCTTCCTGTTCTACAACATGTGGTCCACCTGCGCCGCCATGAGGTCACCAGTGGCCAACATGACCTCTGTGGACTCTATCTGTGTTGATGTCCGTCAGTACG GTATTATTCCTTGGAATGCCACACCAGGGAAGGCCTGTGGATCCACACTGGGTGATATCTGCAACACTAGTGAG TTCTACCTGTCGTACCACCTGTATATTGTAGCATGTGCTGGGGCAGGTGCCACAGTTATTGCACTG ATCCACTTCCTCATGATTCTCTCAGCCAATTGGGCCTACCTAAAGGACGCGAGTCACATGCATGCGTACCAAGACATCAAAaccagggaggagcaggagctgcaAGACATCCAGTCCCGCTCCAAGGAATGTCTCAATTCCTACTCATAA
- the LOC135250985 gene encoding ras-related protein Rab-9A-like yields the protein MTAKSSLLKVILLGDGGVGKSSLMNRYVANKFDSHLFHTIGVEFLNKDLEVEGRPVTMQIWDTAGQERFRSLRTPFYRGSDCCLLTFSVDDSQSFANLANWKKEFAYYADVKEPDSFPFVVLGNKLDVTERQVATEDARRWCRENGDHPYYETSARDATNVALAFEEAARRVLAADDRAEHLVTTDTVDLHRKPRAGATCC from the coding sequence ATGACGGCCAAGTCGTCCCTGCTGAAGGTGATCCTGCTGGGGGATGGCGGGGTGGGCAAGAGCTCCCTCATGAACCGCTACGTGGCCAACAAGTTTGACTCGCACCTCTTCCACACCATCGGCGTGGAGTTCCTCAACAAGGACCTGGAGGTGGAGGGCCGGCCCGTGACCATGCAGATCTGGGATACGGCGGGCCAGGAGCGCTTCCGCAGCCTCAGGACGCCCTTCTACCGGGGCTCCGACTGCTGCCTGCTCACCTTCAGTGTGGACGACAGCCAGAGCTTCGCCAACCTGGCCAACTGGAAGAAGGAGTTTGCGTACTACGCCGACGTCAAGGAGCCCGACAGCTTCCCCTTCGTGGTGCTGGGCAACAAGCTGGACGTGACCGAGCGGCAGGTGGCCACCGAGGACGCCCGGCGCTGGTGCCGGGAGAACGGGGACCATCCCTACTACGAGACCAGCGCCAGGGACGCCACCAACGTGGCGCTAGCCTTCGAGGAGGCGGCGCGCCGCGTGCTCGCTGCCGACGACCGGGCCGAGCACCTCGTCACCACGGACACGGTCGATCTGCACAGGAAGCCGCGCGCTGGCGCCACCTGCTGCTGA